A single region of the Eleginops maclovinus isolate JMC-PN-2008 ecotype Puerto Natales chromosome 16, JC_Emac_rtc_rv5, whole genome shotgun sequence genome encodes:
- the LOC134878415 gene encoding ras-related protein Rab-37-like isoform X1: MSERNTLLEEKQAKNGTSKYVLERCASVNEYYDIAFKVMLLGDSSVGKTCVLVRFKDGAFLGGNFIATVGIDFRNKVVDVDNLKVKLQIWDTAGQERFRSVTHAYYRDAQALLLLYDITSKLSFDNIRAWLTEIHEYAQKDVVIMLLGNKADVAAERVVKTEDGEKLAKEYGVPFMETSAKTGVNVELAFLAIAKELKHRATQQQNEPKFQIHDYIESQKHKSGCCGHM, from the exons ATGTCCGAAAGAAATACACTGTTGGAGGAAAAGCAGGCTAAAAACGGAACGTCTAAATATGTGTTGGAGAGATGCGCTTCTGTTAACGAATATTATGATATTGCCTTCAAG GTGATGCTGCTGGGAGACTCGTCCGTGGGGAAGACGTGTGTCTTGGTGCGCTTTAAAGACGGGGCATTTCTGGGAGGCAACTTTATAGCCACCGTTGGAATAGACTTTAGG AATAAAGTGGTGGATGTCGACAACCTGAAAGTCAAACTCCAG ATCTGGGACACAGCGGGCCAAGAGAGATTCCGAAGCGTAACGCACGCCTACTACAGAGATGCCCAGG CGTTACTTCTGCTTTACGATATCACCAGTAAGCTGTCATTTGACAATATCAGG gctTGGCTGACTGAAATTCACGAGTATGCCCAGAAGGATGTGGTCATCATGTTGCTCGGCAACAAG GCAGACGTTGCTGCAGAGAGGGTCGTGAAGACGGAGGATGGAGAGAAACTGGCGAAG GAATACGGTGTACCATTTATGGAGACCAGTGCGAAGACCGGAGTCAATGTGGAGCTGGCCTTTCTCGCCATAGCAAA GGAGTTGAAGCACAGAGccacacagcagcagaatgAGCCCAAGTTCCAGATACACGACTACATCGAGTCTCAGAAGCACAAGTCTGGCTGCTGTGGCCACATGTAG
- the LOC134878415 gene encoding ras-related protein Rab-37-like isoform X2, which translates to MDDGCETQLQGERTLVSSDSAYGSSAVDTDTEDGQTPTSDPFPYNEDLTHKTILVGDSGVGKTSLLVQFDQGKFLPGSFTATVGIGFTNKVVDVDNLKVKLQIWDTAGQERFRSVTHAYYRDAQALLLLYDITSKLSFDNIRAWLTEIHEYAQKDVVIMLLGNKADVAAERVVKTEDGEKLAKEYGVPFMETSAKTGVNVELAFLAIAKELKHRATQQQNEPKFQIHDYIESQKHKSGCCGHM; encoded by the exons ATGGATGACGGCTGTGAAACTCAGCTGCAGGGGGAGAGGACGCTGGTGTCTTCGGACAGCGCTTACGGGTCGTCTGCAGTGGACACGGACACAGAGGACGGACAGACCCCCACATCCGACCCCTTCCCCTATAATGAAGACCTGACACACAAG ACCATCCTCGTGGGGGACAGCGGAGTGGGCAAGACTTCCCTGCTGGTTCAGTTCGACCAGGGCAAGTTCCTCCCAGGATCCTTCACTGCCACCGTGGGCATCGGCTTCACA AATAAAGTGGTGGATGTCGACAACCTGAAAGTCAAACTCCAG ATCTGGGACACAGCGGGCCAAGAGAGATTCCGAAGCGTAACGCACGCCTACTACAGAGATGCCCAGG CGTTACTTCTGCTTTACGATATCACCAGTAAGCTGTCATTTGACAATATCAGG gctTGGCTGACTGAAATTCACGAGTATGCCCAGAAGGATGTGGTCATCATGTTGCTCGGCAACAAG GCAGACGTTGCTGCAGAGAGGGTCGTGAAGACGGAGGATGGAGAGAAACTGGCGAAG GAATACGGTGTACCATTTATGGAGACCAGTGCGAAGACCGGAGTCAATGTGGAGCTGGCCTTTCTCGCCATAGCAAA GGAGTTGAAGCACAGAGccacacagcagcagaatgAGCCCAAGTTCCAGATACACGACTACATCGAGTCTCAGAAGCACAAGTCTGGCTGCTGTGGCCACATGTAG